In the Hermetia illucens chromosome 1, iHerIll2.2.curated.20191125, whole genome shotgun sequence genome, TGTTATTGTTAGCGGGATCCATTAAATCAGTCTCCCATTCCTAGACCATTTCTGATGCACTATTCTACCTAGAGTCCATTATTCACTTTTTACTGAAAGCTCGTTACCATATATCCCACTCCATATAAGCTTTTAATATGTTATCTTATCAACCTTACTGAAATACTTTTATTCTCTTATTTTAGATAGTTTGTCAATAATAActtggaaaaattcaaaaaagttacttacggtttcgtccagagcagaggcaactcatcagtcgctgcctcacctctggcctgcaagcagcgtgaccgaaagtggctacgGGTGGTAATCGCTCTTTTTTGTATAATCGCAAATGAAATCGGCCTCCATCCAAATTAGGTCGaagcaaaattatttttatttgaggactaagggagtcctaagttcgcattcAGTTGATGGcgaaccggaccaattgggaagaaactttcttccacatttgtggtcCACACATGACTTATTTCCATAATCTtgacacatacatacatatgtaccttTCACTCAGTGTTAAAAGCAAGATTCTACGGCTATATACTCAAGAATGTAGCTTTAGCGGAATTCGGTTCGTACTAAGTCCACATTTATATTGATGTTGGACCGACCCAGATGGAGAGCAACTTTTTCTCACTTTCTTGGTTTACAGACCCATCGTtttgggcatagcacccaagtattTAAGAATTAGAAAGAAAGATGACCAAcaatttcgtccaggacagaggcaactaatcagatgctgcctcttaggatccctcatatcctaAACATTTAGCTTAGGCTTAAAGTACTTTCGGTTTTAAAGTGGagataattcgcacccttgtcgcgTTTACGATTGTATAAAAACGCGCATTTCAATCCGTTGCTACTtttagtcacgctgctcccagagtagagggaggcagcgtctgatgggttgcctctgccctagacaaAACCGATACTCatctttctttctattttttaaatggcTTTTCAAAAACGATGAAGAGCAAGATTCATTGAAAACACTGCTCGGCAATGATTCAAAGGGTTTTGTTGACCAAAACAAAACCCTTTAGAACATTGCAataggatccagagcggaaaccagtgtGCTCTTAGTGGATTACACTTTCGAAGCgatttttgatgcgttccaaaatAATTCTAGCTATACCTTTGTAACAGCAAGGAACACGCAAGTAACTCCTCCAAATGACGCATTCTTACTCTGCATATGGGCTCCCAAGTGTCGTCTGAGAGCGGGCTCTTTCCCTATCTGTTTCTTTGGGAGGGGAGGGGGATGGGGATCGTCATACTCCCAATTTTTTCTTGCTCTAGGTTCGAATCCTGATCGTCAtggatatgtgtgtatgtataaGGTGAGCGTCCATTTTACCACCCAGCAATCTCTTCGTTaccatagcatagatccattcAATTAAAGTATTATCGACATCATGCTCTCTAGCGGCATCAGGGCATCGCAAAGCTTTTGGAAATAAGGCAAGACTCTTTAAAGCGCTCTGAAAGTGTGCGATTTAGAGCCTCCAATTAATCTTCTattgctgaagtgataaaatcaaatatctTCTCGccttttctctggatatcgccaaacCTTGTGGTGCGATAACCCCCATTTTCTCATTCCCTGGAAACTTCATCTTCTTTCGCAGTCCCTTTGAATATCATCGGCTGGGAACCTTTGCAAGTTCACTATGTTCAGGCTGCAtcgatctgttttcacataccggcactAGATCATTTTATACATCTGCAGCTTACCTTTCTTCAGCTTTCTTCTCCTGATAAAAGCGGAAGAGGAGGTAAGATTTAGCCTGTAGTCCTCCCtactttgcggctgaagttttttTCTGACGAGCCATTCTCTGACGTTTTTAGGAAGAAATAGACAATAGTGCCACTGGCAGACCGGCAATAGTcatatttccagttcctctcattataaGGGTCGCTATACTCTACTCTCTGGTTGTCCGGACCTTTCTCACTGAAGTCGAGAGCATGTCGTCCCCAGATTTCTACGTGGGGAATATGATTCCGATAGGGCCCCCAGAATCCGTTCCACGGCCACGACTTAATTACtgaaagtcgcgggtggatttaaTGTCTGTGAGTTTTTACGACTTGGAAATTTACAATTCGTTGTTTCTATCTATATCTATGTGTTTGGGACACCCTTTGTGTAGTATTGAACTACTGCGGACTACCCCATCATGAATCCGAAGGCATTACTTTTCAGCACCCCTTGAAGCAAAGGGTTCAATTGATTCAAGACTTTAACGGTTGCTGAAATTAAACGGATACCGTATTTCAGGCATCAGTTGTTTTCTTCatcattttattgaaaaatatatattatcgaGAAGAAAGGGGACAAAGATAATTTGGTGGATTTTGTTGTCTAATCTGGTGCAGCTCCATACCATGCGTGAATCATACGCTAGTCGGGAGACTGGCAAACACTACAGAGTCCTACGCCAACGTTTGAGTCAATTTTGGCCTAATTATATGTATGTGCGTATGTTCAATAGTTTCAAGAGATAGCAACGTTCGACCAATCTGTGATCTCATTTGGAGATATCTAGAAAATGTTGTGGACGTTCTTCAGCGTAAAAGAGGTTCTTCTTGTGACCATTTCTCGCGTTGTTCAATCAGCTAATCAACTTAGATAGTTTGCTAACTCGCTAGTGTGGGCTTATCACTAGTACTCCAAGTATGATAACTGTGTGATGATTaactaacaagtcggaatatcggaagctggactcttgggatataaaggttttttgttcattttgtgtgagaaatttcctatgcacatttttcagttcaaaatattccttgatatatcaaACTCCGttgttcatatgagctcactttatgTGATGGTAACGTCATGTACGTCttggagtgcaataaattcacgtgaaatacaaaactttgactttCTGTAAGTTTCATACTAATGATTGGGTTTCCTATAAACCtaccaaaattgtgtattatattattatttataatggtgccaaattttgtatttctagaatGAACTCAAGAGAAAATTTCAGTaatcggaacgggatatatttcgAGGACTAGATTTGGTGTAGGTGcattattgcaatttttttcagatttttcggttggataggttctgagaaggagacctGTCACATTTTTCGGGGCATACATATTGAGGCCCCACTCCTCTATGTTCCACTCAAAATAAGATCAGAAATAAGGtcagttttgaaaaatacttCTATTTGATATCTATCATgaccatattcagtgaaaaaatgtttacacccttgttttgcatgtatgaggagttccctttaaactcaactcgGATTCATAGACTACATGTTCCCATGTTTTCATCATGATTATAGCCTCAGCTATAAATCGGAACACCTGTCTTCGCAGTGTCATCTATATACTCTGGtccaaaaaatattgaatcCTGAAGTTTTGTTAGTGTACCGACCAGATCTAACTAAAATTtggttttcttgaaaaaaaagaagttacCCCTTAGTTAGCAAAGCTAGAGCATACGTTGAATAATAAGCAAAACGTGCTTACAAATTTGATTGGTCATGAATTTCCCTGAACTAATTTTCtacatttataattttatttttcattcagaACTTCTGTaaagattttaatttaaaatagatTAGCTATTTACATGTTCCCAttcaaatattcatttatttccCAGGTTACGCATCCATTACATTCACACCCGATACGAAGATCCACCAAAAGGAAAGAAAGTTTTTCCAGTTCTACTTCTCCATGGTTGGCCTGGATCCGTACGAGAATTTTACGATTTGATACCATTACTAGTTGAGAACGCTGACAGCAAATATGCATTTGAAGTTGTGGTTCCAAGTTTACCTGGGTACGGCTGGTCAGAGGGTGCAGCTAAGCCAGGACTTAGTACAACTGAAATGGCTATTATATTCCGCAACCTAATGATGCGTTTAGGCTACCGGAAGTTCTTCGTTCAAGGAGGTGACTGGGGTTCATTGATTGGATCAAATATCGCCACGCTGTTTCCGGAGGCGGTTTTGGGTTATCATTCTAACATGTGCGGGGCTAACAGATTCCGCTCAATGATCAAAAAGACCATTGCTAGTTTCTATCCAAAACCCTTCGTTCCGGAGGGATATGAGGATTTTTTCTTCCCACAGTCGGAAAAGTTCAAGTATCTTATTGAAGAAACCGGATATTTGCACATCCAAGCTACAAAGCCAGATACAATTGGAAGTGCACTAATGAATAATCCCGTTGGTCTAGCCGCTTatattttggagaaattttcaacatggaCAAACAAAGACTACAGAAAACTAAGTGATGGAGGCTTGGCGAAAAAGTTCACTCTGGACGCCCTGCTGGATAACATTATGATCTACTACTTGACAAATTCAATCACAACATCTCAACGCCTTTATGCGGAGAGTTTCACTGCGCGTGCTCGAGCACTTCAATTGGATCGTGTTCAAACAATCGTACCAACAGGATGTGCCCGTTTTAAACATGATTTATCCCATGAATTGGACTGGACTCTAAAGGATAAGTATACAAATCTTATCCATAGTACATATCATAAAGACGGTGGTCACTTTGCTGCATTTGAATTGCCCAAAGTGTTGTATAAAGATTTCATTGATTTTGTCGATAAAGTTGTTAAATTGGATAATTTGTAAGTTTTTAGTCGTACTGTTATACTGAACAATAAAGCTTTTCATTGTGTtactttttagtttttaagagaAAGAATATGATTATGTATCCGACTTTCCAAAGTTAGAATACTGGTAAACTCCAAGAAGAAatctattttgaaaagaaaaagaaatgaatttatttatatgGGGAGAAACACTTATTTACGCTGAATAAGCTGTTAAGCTTCTTCATGGGGCAAACATTCAAAATACAACGTTTAAGTCAGTTGATGCAAATAATATTGTATTTCCAAAATacaaccgtgaccttccgtacgacagccttgtggtcTAACTACTCAGCTGCCCGGACACCAAGATACCAAATAATAATAGAGTGAAGGCCGTTATCAGTATAAAAGGGCGCCATCAGCTGCAAACTGAACTAACCCGCTTTCTTCCCTTAAAGTTTGCACATTTAATTCGGTTTTGACATCTAGTGGCAATACCGCACAGCAGTCACCAGAATTCAGTTCGTCTTTTGCCAGGCTCAGCACCTAGCTTATAGCATCCATTTTAGGCTCGTGGAAAACCATACTTACGGAGGCTCCTCGAAACCCATAGTTGCCCTCCCATTACTGCTTTCGATGATGGGAAATAGTCTGTTATAGATGACTCTCTCTATCATCTTCCCTATTGTATCCGTCTGGCAGATTGGTCGATATCATACTAGATTTCCTGATCGCTTTGGAAACAATAACCATATTTGCCTTATGGACTGAGCGaggaatattctttcttttaggTACGACTCGACGTTCCGGTAGGGATTGCTGGAAACTTCAAGGGGAAAGATTTTACTCGAAGTCGTTGATATATATGCCACGATTAATAAGTGACTCAGAATAATGAATCTTAATCTGAAGAGACTAGAAACAGATTGGTTATAAAGATGACTTGATAAGGATACATTTCTAGAGGTATTGTCGTGGAATACCGGGGTTCCGTCAGAAATACGATTCCAACTACAGGTGGAACGCTGAAGCAGCGAAAAACCGTACAGAATGCTTGCAAAAGGAGAAGTCAACGCTGAAGAAACATACCGGAGTATAAACCCGCACGCAAAACGTTGCAgtgggccatcacgaaaagtgAAAAGTATTACTTCAAGCAACTCTGTGGTGAGGCAGATTCTAACTCATGAGTCGGTTATGTTGGTAATAAAAGATCCCCTCCTATTAAGTGGCCTTGATTGttgactgcctaaaagaagggtctgCTTCCCAGAAATTACAGAAGGTTGTATTGATCCTGAAACCCGATACGCCGATAGGTGAGCCAATATTTTTGATAATAGATAGCGATGGTTATGTATCAAATAAATAGCTTTTCATCCGAAGagctcggtcagcggttgataCTACTAAAATGGTTATTCAGCTAGTCAAGAATACATTTGACAAAGGGAAATACTGCACACTGGTAACTTTTGAATTCAAGGACACGTTAAATTCTTCGAGAAGAAACCATATCATCAAAGCTCAACGTGGCACAAACCCCAAATTATGTAAAAAGCACAACCTTTCACTACTTCCGACAGCGAAAGCTACGCAACGATTCGGATGAAGGATTGAAGACGGGCAATATAACGGGGGATATTCCATAGGGGTCTGTTCTCGGTCATATGTTATGGAAAATAATGTATAATTGCGTTTTACGGGTTCTTAAGTCGACATGGTGTTAGAAACATCTCGGTGAGAGATAAAGAAGGATGAAATAACAGTCTTAAAATAGGATAGATTTTATTCGTAAGCTAGGAAGACAAAACGTAATTAATTTATAATTACAATTAAAGCGCCTGTAGATTAGGGACTACACCACCGTTA is a window encoding:
- the LOC119661769 gene encoding juvenile hormone epoxide hydrolase 1-like; this encodes MEFLCLVTLAIFVVFTSFLISKIRKLLKPIKAPTLDLDEYWGPGKKSDYKENTEVVKYEISFPDETIETLKNDLKKTIKLQTPLEGIGFEYGFNTVYLQKVINYWRDEYLPKWKEREAFLRKWPHFTTNIQGLRIHYIHTRYEDPPKGKKVFPVLLLHGWPGSVREFYDLIPLLVENADSKYAFEVVVPSLPGYGWSEGAAKPGLSTTEMAIIFRNLMMRLGYRKFFVQGGDWGSLIGSNIATLFPEAVLGYHSNMCGANRFRSMIKKTIASFYPKPFVPEGYEDFFFPQSEKFKYLIEETGYLHIQATKPDTIGSALMNNPVGLAAYILEKFSTWTNKDYRKLSDGGLAKKFTLDALLDNIMIYYLTNSITTSQRLYAESFTARARALQLDRVQTIVPTGCARFKHDLSHELDWTLKDKYTNLIHSTYHKDGGHFAAFELPKVLYKDFIDFVDKVVKLDNL